A region of Curvibacter sp. AEP1-3 DNA encodes the following proteins:
- a CDS encoding hybrid sensor histidine kinase/response regulator: MKRMIALKHESNPLGNPVKVLHLEDSDADHLLVKRALAGSQLHFSIARADDKQSLLASLMGQEFDIVLMDYRLPGFTAMDAWAELSKLSATPPCVIVSGAIGEAAAVAAIQSGITDYLHKDNLKELARVILRALKLHQSEKERQRTADALQESELRISELARHLQSSLEQERAAISREIHDEIGGALAAMKLDVAWMKRHSESPEILERVSAMQQMVGQALTATQRIMQNTRPAILDQGLAASVQWLTEAHSKRVGRRVLLNCRLENETALNDGARLTAYRVVQESLTNISKYAPEADVLIDIADGGDGLTVEVSDNGPGFEMTRLKKTAGFGLKGLSERAKNIGGWLDVSSTPGRGTSITLTLPLQHHLINPTTPKNP, translated from the coding sequence ATGAAACGCATGATAGCCCTGAAACACGAGTCCAATCCACTGGGTAACCCTGTAAAAGTACTGCACTTAGAGGATTCAGACGCCGACCACTTGCTCGTCAAGCGGGCACTGGCAGGCAGCCAACTCCACTTCAGTATTGCGCGAGCCGATGACAAACAGAGCTTGCTTGCGTCTTTAATGGGACAAGAGTTCGACATAGTGCTCATGGATTACAGGCTTCCCGGCTTTACTGCCATGGACGCTTGGGCCGAACTATCAAAACTGAGCGCCACTCCGCCTTGCGTCATCGTTTCAGGTGCCATCGGGGAAGCAGCGGCTGTCGCAGCCATCCAGAGTGGAATCACGGACTATTTGCACAAAGACAATCTCAAGGAATTGGCAAGAGTCATTCTGCGCGCCCTAAAACTGCACCAAAGCGAGAAAGAAAGACAGCGAACGGCCGACGCCCTTCAAGAATCGGAGCTTCGCATCTCTGAGCTCGCAAGGCACTTGCAAAGTTCGCTGGAACAAGAACGAGCGGCCATTTCAAGAGAAATTCACGATGAAATCGGCGGCGCACTCGCCGCAATGAAGCTCGATGTCGCCTGGATGAAGCGCCACTCGGAGTCCCCGGAAATACTCGAAAGAGTTAGCGCCATGCAGCAGATGGTGGGGCAAGCCCTTACAGCCACCCAACGCATCATGCAAAACACTCGTCCAGCGATACTTGATCAAGGCTTGGCAGCCAGCGTGCAATGGTTGACCGAGGCCCACTCTAAACGCGTTGGACGTCGGGTACTTCTCAATTGCAGGCTGGAAAACGAGACCGCACTCAATGATGGCGCTCGTTTGACCGCATACCGGGTTGTTCAAGAATCGCTGACCAACATCAGCAAATATGCGCCCGAGGCTGATGTGTTGATAGACATCGCCGACGGCGGTGACGGACTCACCGTTGAAGTCTCCGACAATGGCCCCGGATTTGAAATGACGCGACTCAAAAAAACTGCTGGCTTCGGCCTCAAAGGACTCAGCGAAAGAGCGAAAAACATAGGTGGTTGGCTTGATGTCAGCAGCACTCCGGGACGGGGCACATCCATCACGTTGACATTGCCACTCCAGCATCACCTTATCAACCCTACAACGCCGAAGAACCCATGA
- a CDS encoding response regulator has product MIQVVLCDDHAMIRRGIRDTLVDSGGIEVTGEAGSYPELKETLKSAACEVLVLDLNLPGRSGLEVLAAVKESHPHVRTLVVSMFAEDQYAIRCLRAGASGYLNKAGDPADLAKAVRTIHSGRKYVTPEVSEMLVNQLATPSEETLHSRLSERELQTLIKIASGKKLSDIAEELMLSPKTVSVYRARLLEKLALSNNAELTVYAIRNALV; this is encoded by the coding sequence ATGATCCAAGTCGTTTTGTGCGATGACCATGCAATGATCCGCAGGGGTATCCGTGACACACTCGTCGACTCGGGCGGGATAGAGGTCACCGGTGAGGCAGGCAGCTATCCGGAACTCAAGGAAACGCTCAAATCCGCGGCCTGCGAAGTACTGGTACTTGACCTCAATCTACCTGGCCGAAGTGGGCTGGAAGTCCTTGCAGCCGTCAAGGAGTCTCACCCCCATGTCAGAACCCTCGTCGTTTCCATGTTCGCAGAGGACCAGTACGCCATCCGGTGCCTCCGTGCCGGAGCATCCGGCTATTTGAACAAGGCAGGCGATCCTGCAGATTTAGCGAAGGCGGTCCGCACCATCCATTCCGGCCGGAAATACGTTACGCCGGAAGTTTCAGAGATGCTGGTGAATCAACTCGCTACTCCCAGCGAAGAGACTCTGCACTCCAGACTTTCAGAGCGAGAGCTGCAGACACTGATCAAAATTGCTTCAGGTAAAAAACTCTCGGACATAGCGGAAGAGCTCATGCTGAGCCCAAAGACCGTAAGCGTCTATCGAGCCCGACTGCTGGAAAAACTCGCGCTTAGCAACAATGCAGAACTTACCGTGTATGCCATTCGCAACGCCCTCGTCTAG